In Oryza sativa Japonica Group chromosome 2, ASM3414082v1, the following are encoded in one genomic region:
- the LOC4328312 gene encoding probable E3 ubiquitin-protein ligase RHG1A isoform X1 — protein MEDYPSGRSKAAIGFLRRGGGFSSRNQSTEERTIQNYDGPGITTRLNPMKTRLSDNQERPRYLRDSFRSSTSMAIHGSSSKVPLRKFGDEKRRQTLLAGVDIAESSSRNAGGKHLEGSNKRIVVDDRSSDVLHTETEGLATEQDQLIAPNAGVSDSASSSDISEHAVESLVRSAAPSSRTRRQKDKELNLGQSGVCSSSCTNRPTISRYAPADVKRPCNHASGVQQHGHNNLDCTSVPNFLPSGCSSGSVYSRRFDAMRKRTSDGGSFSRSRGLSGTASLDDSPPAYPAIAGPRIRTTTTERASQQNALRSRRNFQDSAVSVRTRRPPWGARFRISEEREDGMISQRDSSIGNQQSDQVHSSSEEASTESSSRPFSAELPHAIYSSRGEGSNAFTARRRRSSSLYEERPPQTFHDLFRERNGRRHISIEGIAEVLLALDRIEQEAELTYEQLMVLETNILLGAFTSHDQHSDMRMDIDNMSYEELLALGDRIGSVSTALSEEQFVKCLRRSIYIPVATKANAQVVDDIKCSICQEEYIEGEEVGRLGCEHQYHVCCIHQWLRQKNWCPICKASAEPSTVS, from the exons ATGGAGGATTATCCAAGTGGGAGATCAAAAGCAGCTATTGGATTTCTCAGAAGAGGTGGTGGTTTCTCTTCGAGAAATCAAAGCACTGAAGAGAGGACCATTCAGAACTATGATGGACCAGGAATCACCACAAGACTCAATCCGATGAAAACCAGGCTGTCTGATAATCAGGAGAGACCAAGATACCTACGTGACTCATTCAGATCTTCAACCTCAATGGCCATTCATGGAAGCTCTTCCAAAGTTCCGCTTAGGAAATTCGGTGACGAAAAACGAAGGCAAACGTTGTTGGCAGGGGTAGACATTGCTGAAAGTAGCAGCAGAAATGCTGGGGGCAAACATCTGGAGGGTAGTAATAAGAGAATCGTTGTCGATGATAGGAGTTCAGATGTTCTGCATACTGAAACAGAAGGCTTGGCTACTGAACAAGACCAATTGATAGCACCCAATGCTGGAGTTTCTGATTCTGCTAGTTCGTCAGATATTTCTGAACATGCAGTTGAATCCTTGGTAAGGAGTGCTGCTCCAAGTTCTAGAACCCGTAGACAGAAGGACAAAGAATTGAATTTGGGTCAATCAGGAGTTTGCTCTTCGTCATGTACTAACAGGCCTACTATATCAAGATATGCTCCTGCCGATGTGAAGCGACCGTGTAATCATGCTAGCGGAGTACAACAGCATGGTCATAACAATCTGGACTGTACTTCAGTACCTAATTTTCTGCCATCAGGTTGCTCATCTGGTTCTGTTTATAGCAGGAGGTTTGATGCAATGAGAAAAAGGACTTCTGATGGGGGAAGTTTTTCTAGATCAAGGGGCTTAAGTGGAACGGCTAGCTTAGACGATTCACCTCCTGCATACCCTGCCATTGCTGGTCCTAGAATCAGAACAACTACAACTGAACGGGCTTCACAACAAAATGCACTAAGAAGCAGAAGGAATTTTCAGGATTCAGCAGTGTCAGTAAGGACAAGAAGACCTCCTTGGGGTGCTAGGTTCAGGATCTCTGAGGAAAGAGAGGATGGCATGATTTCTCAGCGTGATTCTTCCATAGGGAATCAACAGTCAGATCAGGTGCATTCATCTTCGGAAGAGGCCTCTACAGAGAGCTCCTCAAGACCATTCTCTGCAGAATTACCTCATGCAATTTACTCATCTAGAGGAGAGGGATCAAATGCTTTCACTGCAAGGAGAAGAAGATCAAGCTCCCTTTATGAGGAAAGACCTCCACAGACATTCCATGATCTTTTCAGAGAAAGAAATGGCCGAAGACACATATCCATAGAAGGAATTGCAGAG GTATTACTAGCTCTGGACAGGATTGAACAAGAAGCAGAACTGACTTATGAG CAATTGATGGTGTTGGAGACAAATATATTGCTTGGTGCTTTCACCTCCCATGATCAGCATAGTGACATGCGCATGGATATCGACAACATGTCCTATgag GAATTATTAGCATTAGGAGACAGAATAGGCTCTGTTAGCACCGCTCTTTCTGAGGAGCAATTTGTGAAATGCCTCAgaagaagtatatatataccagTGGCTACAAAAGCAAACGCGCAAGTTGTAGACGACATCAAATGCAGCATATGCCAG GAGGAGTACATAGAGGGTGAAGAAGTTGGACGGCTGGGATGTGAGCATCAGTACCATGTGTGCTGCATTCACCAGTGGCTCAGGCAGAAGAACTGGTGTCCAATATGCAAAGCTTCAGCTGAACCTTCTACTGTGAGCTAA
- the LOC4328312 gene encoding probable E3 ubiquitin-protein ligase RHG1A isoform X2, whose protein sequence is MEDYPSGRSKAAIGFLRRGGGFSSRNQSTEERTIQNYDGPGITTRLNPMKTRLSDNQERPRYLRDSFRSSTSMAIHGSSSKVPLRKFGDEKRRQTLLAGVDIAESSSRNAGGKHLEGSNKRIVVDDRSSDVLHTETEGLATEQDQLIAPNAGVSDSASSSDISEHAVESLVRSAAPSSRTRRQKDKELNLGQSGVCSSSCTNRPTISRYAPADVKRPCNHASGVQQHGHNNLDCTSVPNFLPSGCSSGSVYSRRFDAMRKRTSDGGSFSRSRGLSGTASLDDSPPAYPAIAGPRIRTTTTERASQQNALRSRRNFQDSAVSVRTRRPPWGARFRISEEREDGMISQRDSSIGNQQSDQVHSSSEEASTESSSRPFSAELPHAIYSSRGEGSNAFTARRRRSSSLYEERPPQTFHDLFRERNGRRHISIEGIAEVLLALDRIEQEAELTYEQLMVLETNILLGAFTSHDQHSDMRMDIDNMSYEEEYIEGEEVGRLGCEHQYHVCCIHQWLRQKNWCPICKASAEPSTVS, encoded by the exons ATGGAGGATTATCCAAGTGGGAGATCAAAAGCAGCTATTGGATTTCTCAGAAGAGGTGGTGGTTTCTCTTCGAGAAATCAAAGCACTGAAGAGAGGACCATTCAGAACTATGATGGACCAGGAATCACCACAAGACTCAATCCGATGAAAACCAGGCTGTCTGATAATCAGGAGAGACCAAGATACCTACGTGACTCATTCAGATCTTCAACCTCAATGGCCATTCATGGAAGCTCTTCCAAAGTTCCGCTTAGGAAATTCGGTGACGAAAAACGAAGGCAAACGTTGTTGGCAGGGGTAGACATTGCTGAAAGTAGCAGCAGAAATGCTGGGGGCAAACATCTGGAGGGTAGTAATAAGAGAATCGTTGTCGATGATAGGAGTTCAGATGTTCTGCATACTGAAACAGAAGGCTTGGCTACTGAACAAGACCAATTGATAGCACCCAATGCTGGAGTTTCTGATTCTGCTAGTTCGTCAGATATTTCTGAACATGCAGTTGAATCCTTGGTAAGGAGTGCTGCTCCAAGTTCTAGAACCCGTAGACAGAAGGACAAAGAATTGAATTTGGGTCAATCAGGAGTTTGCTCTTCGTCATGTACTAACAGGCCTACTATATCAAGATATGCTCCTGCCGATGTGAAGCGACCGTGTAATCATGCTAGCGGAGTACAACAGCATGGTCATAACAATCTGGACTGTACTTCAGTACCTAATTTTCTGCCATCAGGTTGCTCATCTGGTTCTGTTTATAGCAGGAGGTTTGATGCAATGAGAAAAAGGACTTCTGATGGGGGAAGTTTTTCTAGATCAAGGGGCTTAAGTGGAACGGCTAGCTTAGACGATTCACCTCCTGCATACCCTGCCATTGCTGGTCCTAGAATCAGAACAACTACAACTGAACGGGCTTCACAACAAAATGCACTAAGAAGCAGAAGGAATTTTCAGGATTCAGCAGTGTCAGTAAGGACAAGAAGACCTCCTTGGGGTGCTAGGTTCAGGATCTCTGAGGAAAGAGAGGATGGCATGATTTCTCAGCGTGATTCTTCCATAGGGAATCAACAGTCAGATCAGGTGCATTCATCTTCGGAAGAGGCCTCTACAGAGAGCTCCTCAAGACCATTCTCTGCAGAATTACCTCATGCAATTTACTCATCTAGAGGAGAGGGATCAAATGCTTTCACTGCAAGGAGAAGAAGATCAAGCTCCCTTTATGAGGAAAGACCTCCACAGACATTCCATGATCTTTTCAGAGAAAGAAATGGCCGAAGACACATATCCATAGAAGGAATTGCAGAG GTATTACTAGCTCTGGACAGGATTGAACAAGAAGCAGAACTGACTTATGAG CAATTGATGGTGTTGGAGACAAATATATTGCTTGGTGCTTTCACCTCCCATGATCAGCATAGTGACATGCGCATGGATATCGACAACATGTCCTATgag GAGGAGTACATAGAGGGTGAAGAAGTTGGACGGCTGGGATGTGAGCATCAGTACCATGTGTGCTGCATTCACCAGTGGCTCAGGCAGAAGAACTGGTGTCCAATATGCAAAGCTTCAGCTGAACCTTCTACTGTGAGCTAA